The Lycium barbarum isolate Lr01 chromosome 9, ASM1917538v2, whole genome shotgun sequence genome has a segment encoding these proteins:
- the LOC132609254 gene encoding E3 ubiquitin-protein ligase CCNB1IP1 homolog isoform X1: MRCNACWRELEGKAITTTCGHVFCQNDASKILSNDAACPICDQVLSKSLMKPVDINPGDEWINMVMAGITPQILMKSAYRSVMFYIGQKELEMQFKMNKLVAQCRQKCEMMQEKFSEKLEQVHTAYQKAAKKCQMMEQEIESLSKDKQELQEKFAEKSRQKRKLDEMYDQLRNEYDSVKRTAIQPSNFFSRPEPDLFADPANMMDNRDNMRKDWSVLTPETPGPREDIWPPARQNNSNSGPFDVSGGSPVRQSAIPVDAGNRRAGGRPMLGVATGASNPSMTLRNLILSPIKRPQLSRNRPQMFTF; this comes from the exons ATGAGATGCAATGCTTGCTGGCGAGAACTGGAAGGAAAGGCCATCACTACCACTTGTGGCCACGTCTTCT GTCAGAATGATGCTAGCAAGATTCTCAGCAATGATGCCGCTTGTCCTATCTGTGATCAAGTTCTGTCTAAAAG TCTCATGAAACCTGTGGACATCAATCCAGGCGATGAATGGATAAAT ATGGTCATGGCTGGAATTACACCACAGATAT TAATGAAGAGTGCCTACAGAAGTGTGATGTTCTACATTGGGCAAAAGGAATTGGAAATGCAGTTCAAGATGAACAAGCTAGTAGCTCAATGCCGTCAGAAATGTGAGATGATGCAGGAAAAATTCTCTGAAAAGTTGGAGCAAGTACATACTGCATACCAGAAGGCGGCTAAAAAGTGCCAAATGATGGAACAAGAGATTGAGAGCTTATCTAAAGACAAGCAGGAACTCCAAGAAAAATTTGCTGAAAAATCCAG GCAAAAAAGAAAACTTGATGAAATGTATGATCAGTTGAGAAATGAATATGATTCAGTAAAGCGCACAGCCATTCAGCCAAGTAATTTCTTTTCAAGACCAGAGCCTGATTTGTTCGCAGATCCTGCTAATATGATGGATAACAGAGATAATATGAGAAAAG ATTGGTCGGTTCTCACTCCTGAAACTCCAGGACCAAGAGAAGACATATGGCCACCAGCAAGACAGAATAATTCCAACTCTGGGCCTTTCGATGTCTCGGGTGGCTCCCCTGTAAGACAGTCAGCGATACCAGTGGATGCTGGAAACAGACGAGCAGGTGGACGTCCTATGCTTGGCGTGGCAACTGGAGCAAGCAATCCCTCAATGACCCTTAGGAATCTCATCCTATCACCAATTAAGAGACCTCAACTCTCCCGCAACAGACCACAGATGTTCAC GTTTTAA
- the LOC132609254 gene encoding E3 ubiquitin-protein ligase CCNB1IP1 homolog isoform X6 has protein sequence MDKSSYLKFVHTLMQMVMAGITPQILMKSAYRSVMFYIGQKELEMQFKMNKLVAQCRQKCEMMQEKFSEKLEQVHTAYQKAAKKCQMMEQEIESLSKDKQELQEKFAEKSRQKRKLDEMYDQLRNEYDSVKRTAIQPSNFFSRPEPDLFADPANMMDNRDNMRKDWSVLTPETPGPREDIWPPARQNNSNSGPFDVSGGSPVRQSAIPVDAGNRRAGGRPMLGVATGASNPSMTLRNLILSPIKRPQLSRNRPQMFTF, from the exons ATGGATAAAT CGTCCTATTTAAAATTTGTTCACACCCTCATGCAGATGGTCATGGCTGGAATTACACCACAGATAT TAATGAAGAGTGCCTACAGAAGTGTGATGTTCTACATTGGGCAAAAGGAATTGGAAATGCAGTTCAAGATGAACAAGCTAGTAGCTCAATGCCGTCAGAAATGTGAGATGATGCAGGAAAAATTCTCTGAAAAGTTGGAGCAAGTACATACTGCATACCAGAAGGCGGCTAAAAAGTGCCAAATGATGGAACAAGAGATTGAGAGCTTATCTAAAGACAAGCAGGAACTCCAAGAAAAATTTGCTGAAAAATCCAG GCAAAAAAGAAAACTTGATGAAATGTATGATCAGTTGAGAAATGAATATGATTCAGTAAAGCGCACAGCCATTCAGCCAAGTAATTTCTTTTCAAGACCAGAGCCTGATTTGTTCGCAGATCCTGCTAATATGATGGATAACAGAGATAATATGAGAAAAG ATTGGTCGGTTCTCACTCCTGAAACTCCAGGACCAAGAGAAGACATATGGCCACCAGCAAGACAGAATAATTCCAACTCTGGGCCTTTCGATGTCTCGGGTGGCTCCCCTGTAAGACAGTCAGCGATACCAGTGGATGCTGGAAACAGACGAGCAGGTGGACGTCCTATGCTTGGCGTGGCAACTGGAGCAAGCAATCCCTCAATGACCCTTAGGAATCTCATCCTATCACCAATTAAGAGACCTCAACTCTCCCGCAACAGACCACAGATGTTCAC GTTTTAA
- the LOC132609254 gene encoding E3 ubiquitin-protein ligase CCNB1IP1 homolog isoform X3: MRCNACWRELEGKAITTTCGHVFCQNDASKILSNDAACPICDQVLSKSLMKPVDINPGDEWINMVMAGITPQILMKSAYRSVMFYIGQKELEMQFKMNKLVAQCRQKCEMMQEKFSEKLEQVHTAYQKAAKKCQMMEQEIESLSKDKQELQEKFAEKSRQKRKLDEMYDQLRNEYDSVKRTAIQPSNFFSRPEPDLFADPANMMDNRDNMRKGPREDIWPPARQNNSNSGPFDVSGGSPVRQSAIPVDAGNRRAGGRPMLGVATGASNPSMTLRNLILSPIKRPQLSRNRPQMFTF; encoded by the exons ATGAGATGCAATGCTTGCTGGCGAGAACTGGAAGGAAAGGCCATCACTACCACTTGTGGCCACGTCTTCT GTCAGAATGATGCTAGCAAGATTCTCAGCAATGATGCCGCTTGTCCTATCTGTGATCAAGTTCTGTCTAAAAG TCTCATGAAACCTGTGGACATCAATCCAGGCGATGAATGGATAAAT ATGGTCATGGCTGGAATTACACCACAGATAT TAATGAAGAGTGCCTACAGAAGTGTGATGTTCTACATTGGGCAAAAGGAATTGGAAATGCAGTTCAAGATGAACAAGCTAGTAGCTCAATGCCGTCAGAAATGTGAGATGATGCAGGAAAAATTCTCTGAAAAGTTGGAGCAAGTACATACTGCATACCAGAAGGCGGCTAAAAAGTGCCAAATGATGGAACAAGAGATTGAGAGCTTATCTAAAGACAAGCAGGAACTCCAAGAAAAATTTGCTGAAAAATCCAG GCAAAAAAGAAAACTTGATGAAATGTATGATCAGTTGAGAAATGAATATGATTCAGTAAAGCGCACAGCCATTCAGCCAAGTAATTTCTTTTCAAGACCAGAGCCTGATTTGTTCGCAGATCCTGCTAATATGATGGATAACAGAGATAATATGAGAAAAG GACCAAGAGAAGACATATGGCCACCAGCAAGACAGAATAATTCCAACTCTGGGCCTTTCGATGTCTCGGGTGGCTCCCCTGTAAGACAGTCAGCGATACCAGTGGATGCTGGAAACAGACGAGCAGGTGGACGTCCTATGCTTGGCGTGGCAACTGGAGCAAGCAATCCCTCAATGACCCTTAGGAATCTCATCCTATCACCAATTAAGAGACCTCAACTCTCCCGCAACAGACCACAGATGTTCAC GTTTTAA
- the LOC132609254 gene encoding E3 ubiquitin-protein ligase CCNB1IP1 homolog isoform X2, protein MRCNACWRELEGKAITTTCGHVFCQNDASKILSNDAACPICDQVLSKSLMKPVDINPGDEWINMVMAGITPQILMKSAYRSVMFYIGQKELEMQFKMNKLVAQCRQKCEMMQEKFSEKLEQVHTAYQKAAKKCQMMEQEIESLSKDKQELQEKFAEKSRQKRKLDEMYDQLRNEYDSVKRTAIQPSNFFSRPEPDLFADPANMMDNRDNMRKDWSVLTPETPGPREDIWPPARQNNSNSGPFDVSGGSPVRQSAIPVDAGNRRAGGRPMLGVATGASNPSMTLRNLILSPIKRPQLSRNRPQMFT, encoded by the exons ATGAGATGCAATGCTTGCTGGCGAGAACTGGAAGGAAAGGCCATCACTACCACTTGTGGCCACGTCTTCT GTCAGAATGATGCTAGCAAGATTCTCAGCAATGATGCCGCTTGTCCTATCTGTGATCAAGTTCTGTCTAAAAG TCTCATGAAACCTGTGGACATCAATCCAGGCGATGAATGGATAAAT ATGGTCATGGCTGGAATTACACCACAGATAT TAATGAAGAGTGCCTACAGAAGTGTGATGTTCTACATTGGGCAAAAGGAATTGGAAATGCAGTTCAAGATGAACAAGCTAGTAGCTCAATGCCGTCAGAAATGTGAGATGATGCAGGAAAAATTCTCTGAAAAGTTGGAGCAAGTACATACTGCATACCAGAAGGCGGCTAAAAAGTGCCAAATGATGGAACAAGAGATTGAGAGCTTATCTAAAGACAAGCAGGAACTCCAAGAAAAATTTGCTGAAAAATCCAG GCAAAAAAGAAAACTTGATGAAATGTATGATCAGTTGAGAAATGAATATGATTCAGTAAAGCGCACAGCCATTCAGCCAAGTAATTTCTTTTCAAGACCAGAGCCTGATTTGTTCGCAGATCCTGCTAATATGATGGATAACAGAGATAATATGAGAAAAG ATTGGTCGGTTCTCACTCCTGAAACTCCAGGACCAAGAGAAGACATATGGCCACCAGCAAGACAGAATAATTCCAACTCTGGGCCTTTCGATGTCTCGGGTGGCTCCCCTGTAAGACAGTCAGCGATACCAGTGGATGCTGGAAACAGACGAGCAGGTGGACGTCCTATGCTTGGCGTGGCAACTGGAGCAAGCAATCCCTCAATGACCCTTAGGAATCTCATCCTATCACCAATTAAGAGACCTCAACTCTCCCGCAACAGACCACAGATGTTCACGTAA
- the LOC132609254 gene encoding E3 ubiquitin-protein ligase CCNB1IP1 homolog isoform X5, which yields MLAGENWKERPSLPLVATSSVRMMLARFSAMMPLVLSVIKFCLKVMKSAYRSVMFYIGQKELEMQFKMNKLVAQCRQKCEMMQEKFSEKLEQVHTAYQKAAKKCQMMEQEIESLSKDKQELQEKFAEKSRQKRKLDEMYDQLRNEYDSVKRTAIQPSNFFSRPEPDLFADPANMMDNRDNMRKDWSVLTPETPGPREDIWPPARQNNSNSGPFDVSGGSPVRQSAIPVDAGNRRAGGRPMLGVATGASNPSMTLRNLILSPIKRPQLSRNRPQMFTF from the exons ATGCTTGCTGGCGAGAACTGGAAGGAAAGGCCATCACTACCACTTGTGGCCACGTCTTCT GTCAGAATGATGCTAGCAAGATTCTCAGCAATGATGCCGCTTGTCCTATCTGTGATCAAGTTCTGTCTAAAAG TAATGAAGAGTGCCTACAGAAGTGTGATGTTCTACATTGGGCAAAAGGAATTGGAAATGCAGTTCAAGATGAACAAGCTAGTAGCTCAATGCCGTCAGAAATGTGAGATGATGCAGGAAAAATTCTCTGAAAAGTTGGAGCAAGTACATACTGCATACCAGAAGGCGGCTAAAAAGTGCCAAATGATGGAACAAGAGATTGAGAGCTTATCTAAAGACAAGCAGGAACTCCAAGAAAAATTTGCTGAAAAATCCAG GCAAAAAAGAAAACTTGATGAAATGTATGATCAGTTGAGAAATGAATATGATTCAGTAAAGCGCACAGCCATTCAGCCAAGTAATTTCTTTTCAAGACCAGAGCCTGATTTGTTCGCAGATCCTGCTAATATGATGGATAACAGAGATAATATGAGAAAAG ATTGGTCGGTTCTCACTCCTGAAACTCCAGGACCAAGAGAAGACATATGGCCACCAGCAAGACAGAATAATTCCAACTCTGGGCCTTTCGATGTCTCGGGTGGCTCCCCTGTAAGACAGTCAGCGATACCAGTGGATGCTGGAAACAGACGAGCAGGTGGACGTCCTATGCTTGGCGTGGCAACTGGAGCAAGCAATCCCTCAATGACCCTTAGGAATCTCATCCTATCACCAATTAAGAGACCTCAACTCTCCCGCAACAGACCACAGATGTTCAC GTTTTAA
- the LOC132609252 gene encoding OVARIAN TUMOR DOMAIN-containing deubiquitinating enzyme 12-like, with translation MTVYEPDPDVVRWNLHLIDVCDINNGGSVGTITQYDRDFSQLGYVMEGYSEPTHTNVENDEVIARALQEELSCLSFEESIGSSHSDQEHRKASVLDGNEEDTNSNNISSVVSQVEFKKSSVHTDLTQEKAYQSSAEKEEDTDSNGMITFCPPAVTSSNWDQEEISPEIEDESLLDDEVGKRLNQLAGIPHVPKVNGDNIPSVDEAKSDHQRLMDRLKVYDLFELKVSGDGNCLFRSLSDQIYRSTEYHKFVREQVVKQLKSNRELYEGYVPMVYDEYLKKMSKVGEWGDHVTLQAAADSYGVKIFVITSFKDTCYIEIVPQCQKSNRIIFLSFWAEVHYNSIYPQGEYPAGETRKRKKWRWLG, from the coding sequence ATGACTGTTTATGAGCCAGATCCTGATGTAGTAAGGTGGAATCTCCACCTTATAGATGTTTGTGATATAAACAACGGTGGTTCTGTCGGAACTATTACTCAGTATGACAGGGATTTTTCTCAACTTGggtatgttatggaaggttattCTGAGCCTACACATACTAACGTGGAGAATGATGAGGTAATTGCCCGTGCTCTTCAGGAGGAACTATCGTGCCTTTCATTCGAGGAATCTATAGGATCTTCACACTCTGACCAAGAACATCGAAAAGCGTCAGTTCTTGATGGCAATGAGGAAGACACAAATagcaacaacatatccagtgtagtCTCACAAGTGGAGTTCAAGAAGAGTAGTGTGCACACAGACCTTACCCAAGAAAAAGCATATCAAAGCAGTGCGGAAAAAGAGGAAGACACAGATAGTAATGGAATGATTACTTTTTGCCCTCCTGCAGTTACATCATCCAATTGGGATCAAGAAGAAATTTCACCAGAGATAGAGGATGAGTCTCTTCTTGATGATGAAGTTGGGAAACGTTTGAATCAGTTGGCTGGCATCCCTCATGTTCCAAAAGTTAATGGAGATAATATACCCTCAGTAGATGAAGCCAAATCAGATCATCAAAGGTTGATGGACAGGTTGAAAGTATATGATCTATTTGAGTTAAAAGTTTCTGGAGATGGCAACTGTCTGTTCCGCTCATTGTCAGACCAAATATATCGCAGTACTGAATATCACAAATTTGTGAGGGAACAAGTTGTTAAACAACTCAAGTCCAATAGGGAGTTGTATGAGGGTTATGTTCCTATGGTCTATGATGaatacttgaagaaaatgagcaaGGTTGGCGAATGGGGTGATCATGTAACTTTGCAGGCTGCTGCAGATTCATATGGTGTTAAGATATTTGTCATTACATCATTTAAGGACACTTGCTACATTGAGATTGTTCCACAATGTCAGAAGTCAAACAGAATCATATTTTTGAGCTTTTGGGCTGAAGTGCACTACAATTCGATCTATCCACAAGGAGAATATCCTGCTGgagaaacaagaaaaagaaaaaaatggcgGTGGCTAGGTTGA
- the LOC132609254 gene encoding E3 ubiquitin-protein ligase CCNB1IP1 homolog isoform X4, with product MRCNACWRELEGKAITTTCGHVFCQNDASKILSNDAACPICDQVLSKSLMKPVDINPGDEWINMVMAGITPQILMKSAYRSVMFYIGQKELEMQFKMNKLVAQCRQKCEMMQEKFSEKLEQVHTAYQKAAKKCQMMEQEIESLSKDKQELQEKFAEKSRQKRKLDEMYDQLRNEYDSVKRTAIQPSNFFSRPEPDLFADPANMMDNRDNMRKGPREDIWPPARQNNSNSGPFDVSGGSPVRQSAIPVDAGNRRAGGRPMLGVATGASNPSMTLRNLILSPIKRPQLSRNRPQMFT from the exons ATGAGATGCAATGCTTGCTGGCGAGAACTGGAAGGAAAGGCCATCACTACCACTTGTGGCCACGTCTTCT GTCAGAATGATGCTAGCAAGATTCTCAGCAATGATGCCGCTTGTCCTATCTGTGATCAAGTTCTGTCTAAAAG TCTCATGAAACCTGTGGACATCAATCCAGGCGATGAATGGATAAAT ATGGTCATGGCTGGAATTACACCACAGATAT TAATGAAGAGTGCCTACAGAAGTGTGATGTTCTACATTGGGCAAAAGGAATTGGAAATGCAGTTCAAGATGAACAAGCTAGTAGCTCAATGCCGTCAGAAATGTGAGATGATGCAGGAAAAATTCTCTGAAAAGTTGGAGCAAGTACATACTGCATACCAGAAGGCGGCTAAAAAGTGCCAAATGATGGAACAAGAGATTGAGAGCTTATCTAAAGACAAGCAGGAACTCCAAGAAAAATTTGCTGAAAAATCCAG GCAAAAAAGAAAACTTGATGAAATGTATGATCAGTTGAGAAATGAATATGATTCAGTAAAGCGCACAGCCATTCAGCCAAGTAATTTCTTTTCAAGACCAGAGCCTGATTTGTTCGCAGATCCTGCTAATATGATGGATAACAGAGATAATATGAGAAAAG GACCAAGAGAAGACATATGGCCACCAGCAAGACAGAATAATTCCAACTCTGGGCCTTTCGATGTCTCGGGTGGCTCCCCTGTAAGACAGTCAGCGATACCAGTGGATGCTGGAAACAGACGAGCAGGTGGACGTCCTATGCTTGGCGTGGCAACTGGAGCAAGCAATCCCTCAATGACCCTTAGGAATCTCATCCTATCACCAATTAAGAGACCTCAACTCTCCCGCAACAGACCACAGATGTTCACGTAA